The following coding sequences lie in one Schistosoma mansoni strain Puerto Rico chromosome 3, complete genome genomic window:
- a CDS encoding SEL-1 like protein yields MIALPHLRLGTSLPIVSSECGHGLMDIIKENLNNITDNGFKKPEGKLKTLNLIPDSVHLVVVSKLSIPKIIRVNLPHRSKNLSICLIVKDFRKDDYERTTESWKRRWNMDLKKSELSHLDAPEVTFLPLRELKVAYQTFAAKRRLAGTFDIFLADKRIVHRLQNKLGKAFYQEVSGKFPIPTSFSKNNLVDTVREQLHTSLFVIRGHGTTDSLIIGDDLFSSSELKENVISVCEKICSEWPGGGMANIRSIYIQSSGISIPLYYDETEAPLTTISEKLSSLPKSAHRRSYALIKKLKSSEDGVPIVSQPKKSQKPLKRLPKELVSQIADDLPLTSDEIDKILRKRNFEDSSIPQIKLRRNKRISRRKFAKI; encoded by the exons ATGATAGCTCTGCCTCATTTGAGACTAGGCACTTCCCTCCCGATTGTTTCCTCAGAGTGTGGTCATGGGCTT ATGGATATTATCAAAGAAAATTTAAATAACATCACAGATAATGGTTTCAAGAAACCTGAAGGGAAACTCAAAACTCTAAACTTAATTCCTGACAGTGTACATCTTGTTGTAGTAAGCAAATTATCCATTCCAAAAATTATTCGTGTAAACTTACCACATCGTTCAAAAAATCTGTCTATCTGTTTGATAGTTAAAGATTTTCGCAAAGATGATTATGAACGCACTACAGAATCTTGGAAACGACGTTGGAATATGGATTTGAAAAAGTCAGAACTTTCTCACTTGGACGCACCTGAAGTGACATTTTTACCTCTGCGTGAATTAAAAGTAGCTTACCAAACTTTTGCCGCCAAACGTCGACTGGCTGGCACTTTTGATATATTTCTTGCCGACAAACGAATCGTTCATCGTTTACAAAATAAACTGGGTAAAGCATTCTACCAGGAGGTTTCAGGGAAATTCCCTATCCCAACGTCATTTTCGAAAAACAATCTTGTAGATACTGTTAGAGAGCAACTACATACATCTTTGTTTGTAATTCGAGGCCATGGGACAACTGATAGTCTCATAATTGGGGATGATCTTTTCTCTTCATCCGAGCTAAAGGAGAATGTAATATCCGTT TGTGAAAAAATCTGTTCAGAATGGCCAGGTGGTGGTATGGCGAATATCCGTTCTATTTACATTCAGAGCTCAGGTATCTCTATTCCTTTGTACTACGATGAAACAGAAGCACCTTTAACCACAATAAGTGAAAAGTTATCGAGTCTTCCTAAATCTGCCCATCGAAGATCTTATGCACTTATTAAGAAACTTAAAAGCTCAGAGGATGGTGTGCCAATCGTTAGTCAACCTAAAAAGTCTCAAAAACCACTTAAAAGATTACCGAAAGAACTCGTTTCACAAATTGCAGATGATCTTCCTTTGACATCAGATGAAATCGACAAAATTTTACGCAAACGGAACTTCGAAGATAGTAGCATCCCTCAAATAAAGTTAAGACGAAATAAAAGGATTTCACGTCGTAAATTTGCAAAAATATAG